The genomic DNA GTGCGGGCGATGTCGAGGTCGATCTCGGCGCTGTGGAGCTGGGCCTCGGCGAGTTCCAGGTTGGCCGCGGCCTGGTCGCGGCGGGCGATGTAGTCGCGCGGGTCGATGCGCAGGATCACGTCGCCGGCATGGACGAACTGGTTGTCCCGGACGCGCAGCTCGGTGACGTAGCCCGAGACCTGGGGCGCGATGGTGATGGCGCGGCCCTCGGTATAGGCATCGTCGGTGGAGGCGAGGTTGCGCGTCGTCCACCAGTACCAGGTGCCGCCGATGATGGCGATGAGGAGCAGGACGCCGCCGATGATCAGCGGCAGGCGGTTGGTCTTCTGCTTCCCGTCGTCCTTGTCCTTGCCTTTCTGCGGCGCCGGGTCCTTGCGTTCCTCGCTGCCATCCGGCTTGCCGTTGCCGCCATTCTCGTCCGGGCGGTCACGCCGGATGCGGGCGCGGCCACGGGCGGGTTCCTCCAGGTGGCTGGCCCGGACGTGCTGGGGATCGGCCGGATGCGTGAGGGGATGCGAGCCATCCTGTTGCCGGTCAACCACGAACTACCTCGTTGCTCAGGTCCATGCGCGCCCGATTCCGGCCGTATGGGAGGCCGGTGGTGCGCTGCGGAATTACATACCGTCGAGAATGTATGACAGACACTCTTCGTTGATTTTCATTGCCGGCTGTTTAACCGGGCATGTGCCGCCTACCCGGCCGGCGGGGGGCGTTCCGCCGGATTTTCGGGATTCCGGGGCGTTTTCAGGTCTGTCTTCAGGGGGCCGCCCCGGAAGGAGGCGAGCAAGGCCCGCGCCAGTTGCAGGCCTTCCTCGCTCAGGCGGTAGACCTCCGGCTCGCGCAGCCAGAGCTGCATCATGCCCCGGATCTGCACGAAGAGGGCGTCGGCGGCGGTGTCCGGCGTCCAGGGCGGGGCGAGGGGGTGGCGCCTAGCGGCGAGGTGCAGGAGTTCGCGGAACTTGGCGCGCAGATCCTCGTCCGCCTTCTGCAGCCGGTGCAGGGCGGGGGCCATCTCGTCCACGTATTCGCAGCGCTGGTAGAAGATGGTGAGGAGGCGGCGGCGGCGCTCGTCCCGCTCGAACTGCCGCTTGGTGTCGGCCATGACGGTGTCGAGCTCTTCCAGCGGGTCGAGCTCGGGATTCTCGGCGAGGCGGGTGACCAGGTCCTCGTGCGGCAGTTCGGCACGCTCGTTCAGGGTGAGGAAGAGATCGAGCTTGTCGCGGAAGTGCCAGTAGATGGCACCACGGGTGACGCCAGCGACGCGGGCGACTTCCTCCAGTGTGGAGCGGGCCACGCCGCGTTCGTAGAAGACCTTCTCGGCGGCGTCGAGGATCGCCTCGCGCGTCTGCTCTGCCTGAGCCTTTGTATGCCTTGCCACTCCCCCGCCCATCCGCTGCCCGTGCTTACAACCGCGCATGTATGCTGATGGGGGAGATTATGCCAGCATTAAGCACCATGCACAGGCCGCATGGGGGCGCGAAAGAGTATTCTGTTCTCCCTTTCATCTTCCGGTCCGGAAAAGGGCGGGGATCAGTCCTGGGTGAGGGGGCCCGCGGGGACGGGGTGGAAGCGGCCTTCGGCCTCGTCCAGCGCGCTGAGGGTGCCGTCGGCCACGTCGAACCAGACGCCGTGCAGGCTGATCTGGCCGGCGGCCTCGCGTTCCGCCAGCCAGGGGAAGGTGCGGAGGTTGCGCAGGGACTGGCGGATGGCGGCGTGTTCCATGGCGCGCTGGTCGTCCAGCGGGTCCACGCCGTCGCAGCGCAGGACGTGGTCGCGGGCGGGGGCGATCAGGTCCATCCAGCGGGCGACGAAGTCGCCATGCGCCGCGTCCACATGGTCGCGCTGGTTGGTGCGGAAGGCGTTGATGCCGCCGCAGGAGGCATGGCCCAGGACGACGACGTGCTCGACCTCCAGCGACCGGACGGCGAACTCGATGGCGGCCGAGGTGCCGTGGTAGTTGGCGTCGGGCTGGTAAGGGGGGACGAGGTTCGCGACGTTGCGGACCACCACCATCTCGCCGGCATCGGCGTCGAAGACGACCTCCGGCGCGACGCGGCTGTCCACGCAGGCGATCATCAGGATACGCGGGTGCTGGCCGGCCTCGGCAAGCTGGGCGTAGTGGTGCCGCTCGCGCCGGAAGCGCGTGTAGCGGAAGCCGCGGTAGCCCTCCACCAGCCGGGAGGGCAGGGGGGAAGACGGGGCGGGGGCGGAGGGCTTCGTCTGGCCGGACATGCTGGCGGGGTTCAGGCGGGCAGCGCGTAGGGCGGCTTGTGCAGCCCGGCGGGGGAATAGGTGAAGACCTCGCAGCCCGTGGCGGTGACGCCGAGCATGTGCTCGAACTGGGCCGAAAGGGAGCGGTCGCGGGTCACGGCGGTCCAGCCGTCGTCGAGCACCTTCACCTCCGGACGGCCGGCATTCACCATCGGCTCGATGGTGAAGAACATGCCTTCCTTGAGCTTCGGGCCTTCGCCGGGGCGGCCGAAATGCAGGATGTTGGGCGGGGCGTGGAAGGTGCGGCCGACGCCGTGGCCGCAGAAGTCGCGCACCACGGAGAAGCGCTGCTTCTCCACATAGCTCTGGATGGCGTGGCCGATGTCGCCGAGGGTGGCGCCGGGCTTCACCGCGGCGATGCCGCGCAACAGGCTTTCATGCGTCACGTCCATCAGCAGCGCGGCCTTCCGGCTCGGCTCCCCCGCCACGTACATGCGGGAGGTGTCGCCGTACCAGCCGTCGAGGATGGGGGTGACATCGATGTTGAGGATGTCGCCCTCCACCAGCCGCCGGTCGCCGGGGATGCCGTGGCAGA from Roseomonas gilardii includes the following:
- a CDS encoding TetR family transcriptional regulator, coding for MARHTKAQAEQTREAILDAAEKVFYERGVARSTLEEVARVAGVTRGAIYWHFRDKLDLFLTLNERAELPHEDLVTRLAENPELDPLEELDTVMADTKRQFERDERRRRLLTIFYQRCEYVDEMAPALHRLQKADEDLRAKFRELLHLAARRHPLAPPWTPDTAADALFVQIRGMMQLWLREPEVYRLSEEGLQLARALLASFRGGPLKTDLKTPRNPENPAERPPPAG
- a CDS encoding carbonic anhydrase produces the protein MSGQTKPSAPAPSSPLPSRLVEGYRGFRYTRFRRERHHYAQLAEAGQHPRILMIACVDSRVAPEVVFDADAGEMVVVRNVANLVPPYQPDANYHGTSAAIEFAVRSLEVEHVVVLGHASCGGINAFRTNQRDHVDAAHGDFVARWMDLIAPARDHVLRCDGVDPLDDQRAMEHAAIRQSLRNLRTFPWLAEREAAGQISLHGVWFDVADGTLSALDEAEGRFHPVPAGPLTQD
- the map gene encoding type I methionyl aminopeptidase translates to MEQSAGEARRIPLHGPEDFEGMRKAGQLAAACLDMITPHVVPGITTEALDKLLHDFMLDHGAVPATLGYRGYPKSSCISINHVVCHGIPGDRRLVEGDILNIDVTPILDGWYGDTSRMYVAGEPSRKAALLMDVTHESLLRGIAAVKPGATLGDIGHAIQSYVEKQRFSVVRDFCGHGVGRTFHAPPNILHFGRPGEGPKLKEGMFFTIEPMVNAGRPEVKVLDDGWTAVTRDRSLSAQFEHMLGVTATGCEVFTYSPAGLHKPPYALPA